Proteins found in one Primulina eburnea isolate SZY01 chromosome 16, ASM2296580v1, whole genome shotgun sequence genomic segment:
- the LOC140815955 gene encoding F-box protein SKIP14-like: MALNYSHRPVLPAHVSDEKWASPLRIVNGYFVEGVPDKNGEGYYSLWHGSLGEIEERSINCGRDEVDLCSSSESTAKDIVDLLPSDPFGMDIKTTFTAITGWLEDLEVDYGEYVRGSDVTVGQEEHGLFAGWNFIWNNALKFQTFSSNVQFNENSNVGSWSFPSNFQAYEKPHLGIHFFPSHVQPDEKLNVINEVNQNGEEKDVGVALAPYGFGYQSVCDVKNIAGYDNGSTSYSCEPQFGEKVEGASNFGVPNEALAFALNYLGVKDLLSVEMVCRSLCSTVRGDPLLWMSIHIDQPLNERITDDVLLQLTNKALGKLQCLSLVECPRITDDGLGRILEANPRLTKLSVPGCTRLSIEGIVHNIMMYNFNGDVGSIKHLRIGGFYGVTREHYEELKVLLGVDGDKLESHHKPHFYHRGNLYLPHDDYRAIDIEMCPKCEKFKLVYDCPATGCQVKDDTAQVCRACTLCIARCAQCGRCVNDTEYEETFCLELVCSDCFKQLLRYQDRLDDKIDLSRDLGGPFDTSMFMGSG; this comes from the exons ATGGCCTTGAACTACTCGCATCGCCCGGTACTCCCAGCTCACGTTTCTGATGAAAAATGGGCATCACCTTTGAGGATTGTGAATGGGTATTTTGTTGAGGGTGTTCCTGACAAGAACGGGGAGGGTTATTATAGTCTATGGCATGGGAGCCTAGGAGAAATTGAAGAGCGAAGTATAAACTGTGGAAGGGATGAAGTTGATCTATGTAGCTCTTCAGAGTCAACAGCCAAGGATATTGTTGATCTTTTACCCTCCGATCCATTTGGCATGGATATAAAGACTACTTTCACTGCCATCACTGGATGGCTTGAGGACTTGGAGGTTGATTATGGTGAGTATGTGAGAGGTAGCGATGTTACGGTTGGCCAGGAAGAACATGGATTGTTTGCGGGATGGAATTTTATTTGGAATAATGCTTTGAAATTCCAAACGTTTTCTAGCAATGTTCAGTTCAATGAGAATTCGAATGTGGGTAGCTGGTCCTTTCCAAGCAATTTTCAGGCCTATGAGAAACCACATTTGGGCATCCATTTTTTTCCCAGCCATGTTCAACCTGAtgagaaattgaatgtgatCAATGAGGTTAATCAAAATGGGGAGGAGAAAGATGTAGGAGTTGCATTGGCTCCATATGGCTTTGGTTATCAATCCGTTTGCGATGTGAAGAATATTGCGGGCTATGATAATGGGAGTACTAGCTACAGTTGTGAACCTCAATTTGGTGAAAAAGTCGAGGGAGCTTCCAATTTTGGAGTTCCCAATGAAGCTCTGGCTTTTGCTCTAAATTATCTGGGGGTGAAGGACCTTTTGTCGGTCGAAATGGTTTGTAGGTCCTTATGTTCCACCGTCCGAGGCGATCCTTTGTTGTGGATGAGCATCCACATTGATCAGCCTCTTAACGAAAGGATCACAGATGACGTTCTTCTGCAATTAACAAACAAGGCTCTAGGTAAGCTGCAGTGCCTGAGCTTGGTGGAATGCCCTAGAATAACTGATGATGGTCTGGGTCGCATACTTGAAGCTAATCCAAGATTAACTAAG TTGTCTGTTCCTGGATGTACAAGGCTCAGTATTGAAGGTATAGTGCATAACATCATGATGTATAATTTTAACGGAGATGTTGGAAGCATAAAGCACCTGCGAATTGGGGGATTCTATGGTGTGACACGTGAACATTATGAAGAGTTGAAGGTATTATTAGGTGTTGATGGTGACAAGCTTGAAAGTCATCATAAGCCACATTTCTATCACAGAGGGAATCTCTATCTTCCACACGACGATTATCGTGCGATAGATATTGAAATGTGTCCGAAATGCGAGAAATTCAAGTTGGTTTATGATTGCCCAGCTACGGGTTGTCAAGTTAAAGATGACACAGCTCAAGTCTGCAGGGCATGTACGCTCTGTATAGCAAGGTGTGCTCAATGTGGCAGGTGTGTTAATGACACCGAATATGAAGAAACTTTCTGTTTGGAATTGGTGTGTTCAGATTGTTTTAAGCAGCTGCTCCGTTACCAAGATAGGCTGGATGATAAAATCGACCTCTCCAGAGATCTGGGCGGACCATTTGATACTTCAATGTTCATGGGTAGCGGGTGA
- the LOC140816984 gene encoding probable carboxylesterase 16: MITLANDVFCRRLAKLCDTVVVVGYRLAPGSRYPAAFEDWVKVILNWVGKQANLAEYNRSIVVGRVGSHCLSFGSADERRHIVDGFETSMVVLVPWLAAHGDLSRCVLLGVSCGANIANYVACYSVEAGKLLDPVRVVAQVLRYPFFIGSSPTRSEIKLSINSYQYNKSMSILAWKLFLPEEEFNMVHPDANPLVPAGGVPLKYVPPTLTVVAEHDLMRDRAIAYSEALRKVNVDAPLLYYKDAIHEFATLEALLKPPHPHPPPDS, translated from the exons ATGATAACGTTAGCGAATGATGTCTTTTGTAGGAGACTTGCGAAATTGTGTGATACGGTGGTGGTGGTCGGGTATAGGTTGGCGCCAGGGAGTAGGTACCCTGCTGCATTTGAGGATTGGGTGAAGGTGATCTTGAATTGGGTGGGGAAGCAGGCGAATTTGGCAGAGTATAATCGTTCCATTGTGGTTGGAAGGGTTGGCAGCCATTGTTTAAGTTTCGGGAGCGCAGATGAAAGGAGGCATATTGTTGATGGGTTCGAAACTTCTATGGTTGTACTTGTCCCCTGGCTGGCTGCTCATGGAGATTTGTCTAG atgtgttctTCTTGGAGTCAGCTGCGGTGCCAATATTGCTAATTATGTTGCATGTTATTCAGTCGAGGCAGGCAAGCTTTTAGATCCTGTAAGAGTGGTAGCTCAAGTCCTCAGGTATCCTTTCTTCATTGGAAGCAGTCCGACTCGTTCCGAGATCAAACTAAGTATTAATTCCTATCAGTACAACAAATCTATGTCAATTCTTGCATGGAAACTTTTCCTGCCTGAGGAAGAGTTTAATATGGTCCACCCGGATGCCAACCCTCTCGTGCCTGCAGGAGGGGTGCCTCTGAAGTACGTGCCCCCAACTCTCACAGTGGTTGCTGAACACGATTTGATGCGTGATCGAGCCATTGCATACTCAGAGGCACTGCGAAAGGTCAATGTAGATGCTCCTCTTCTTTATTACAAAGACGCCATTCATGAATTTGCAACCCTTGAGGCACTCCTCAAGCCACCCCACCCCCACCCACCCCCCGATTCATAG
- the LOC140816985 gene encoding protein HHL1, chloroplastic-like isoform X1 — protein sequence MEAGMYLNQLVKLPLNSNGGRTHEESLIKDSLFSTKRNIAQKPCQQKKRLLLIRAKGKKGMDGRQYQRKPPPPLPKLEDDGNPKFVIFIRMANVYLWYPLNIVSGGATAKVIVAAKDTFVGKYIYKDTLARNLAAVIYKDEKEMQKMAIKQFRVLRSATEFKYGYKLIENNSLTDALAANNVIELPSQAELKTVFDKVKDFFGDARESFGKMTFLNSGSESAEEDSKEKSRRA from the exons ATGGAGGCGGGCATGTATTTGAATCAACTGGTGAAACTACCCTTGAACTCAAATGGAGGAAGAACACACGAAGAATCACTCATCAAAGACTCTCTGTTTTCTACGAAAAGAAACATAGCCCAGAAGCCGTGCCAGCAAAAGAAACGGTTATTGCTGATACGAGCTAAAGGCAAGAAAGGAATGGATGGTAGACAGTACCAGAGAAAACCTCCTCCTCCTTTGCCAAAGCTTGAAGATGATGGAAACccaaaatttgttatttttattcGTATGGCCAAT GTATACCTTTGGTATCCGCTCAATATTGTATCTGGAGGCGCAACTGCAAAAGTTATTGTTGCTGCAAAGGACACCTTTGTGGGGAAATATATATACAAAGATACTCTAGCTAGGAACCTTGCAGCAGTCATTTATAAA GATGAGAAGGAGATGCAGAAGATGGCTATTAAACAGTTTCGTGTGTTGCGATCTGCCACTGAGTTTAAATATGGCTACAAGCTCATC GAAAACAACAGTTTGACTGATGCACTTGCTGCAAATAATGTGATTGAG CTCCCATCTCAGGCTGAACTCAAAACAGTATTCGATAAAGTGAAGGACTTCTTTGGCGATGCTAGGGAATCTTTCGGGAAGATGACATTCTTGAACTCGGGTAGTGAATCAGCAGAGGAAGATTCTAAAGAAAAATCGAGGCGAGCCTGA
- the LOC140816985 gene encoding protein HHL1, chloroplastic-like isoform X2: MEAGMYLNQLVKLPLNSNGGRTHEESLIKDSLFSTKRNIAQKPCQQKKRLLLIRAKGKKGMDGRQYQRKPPPPLPKLEDDGNPKFVIFIRMANVYLWYPLNIVSGGATAKVIVAAKDTFVGKYIYKDTLARNLAAVIYKDEKEMQKMAIKQFRVLRSATEFKYGYKLIENNSLTDALAANNVIEVMLWILNNSYSVLLRAPISG; encoded by the exons ATGGAGGCGGGCATGTATTTGAATCAACTGGTGAAACTACCCTTGAACTCAAATGGAGGAAGAACACACGAAGAATCACTCATCAAAGACTCTCTGTTTTCTACGAAAAGAAACATAGCCCAGAAGCCGTGCCAGCAAAAGAAACGGTTATTGCTGATACGAGCTAAAGGCAAGAAAGGAATGGATGGTAGACAGTACCAGAGAAAACCTCCTCCTCCTTTGCCAAAGCTTGAAGATGATGGAAACccaaaatttgttatttttattcGTATGGCCAAT GTATACCTTTGGTATCCGCTCAATATTGTATCTGGAGGCGCAACTGCAAAAGTTATTGTTGCTGCAAAGGACACCTTTGTGGGGAAATATATATACAAAGATACTCTAGCTAGGAACCTTGCAGCAGTCATTTATAAA GATGAGAAGGAGATGCAGAAGATGGCTATTAAACAGTTTCGTGTGTTGCGATCTGCCACTGAGTTTAAATATGGCTACAAGCTCATC GAAAACAACAGTTTGACTGATGCACTTGCTGCAAATAATGTGATTGAGGTAATGCTTTGGATATTGAATAATTCATATTCCGTGCTCTTAAGAG CTCCCATCTCAGGCTGA
- the LOC140816586 gene encoding uncharacterized protein — translation MSNAHVAKFRGMHKAALPLPRRRKFAVDFIRIFSTCASPYIYSSSPFIYPSSLVLSAHITASDAPQRSDEWFALRKDKLTTSTFSTALGIWKGNRRYELWYEKVFALDLQVTEASKTGAMEWGVLNESTAIEKYKSITSRDVSSLGFAIHSEERFDWIGASPDGLLGCFPGGGILEVKCPFNKGKPEMALPWSTMPFYYMPQVQGQMEIMDRDWADLYCWTPNGSTIFRVCRDRNYWELILGILREFWWENVVPARESLLLGKEEEAKSFKPSSTHKQTGLVIFKSIKLAGEAKLLCREIAGHVEFYR, via the coding sequence ATGTCCAATGCCCATGTAGCTAAATTCCGTGGTATGCATAAGGCAGCATTACCACTTCCACGAAGAAGGAAATTTGCCGTAGATTTTATAAGAATATTCTCAACTTGTGCTTCACCATATATCTATTCATCCTCTCCTTTCATTTATCCATCGTCTCTGGTGTTGAGTGCACACATCACAGCATCAGATGCTCCTCAACGTTCTGATGAATGGTTTGCTCTTCGTAAGGATAAACTGACAACTAGTACATTCAGCACTGCATTAGGAATCTGGAAAGGTAACCGGAGATACGAGCTATGGTACGAGAAAGTATTTGCTTTGGATTTACAAGTAACAGAGGCTTCTAAGACGGGTGCTATGGAATGGGGAGTCCTTAATGAGTCCACGGCTATAGAAAAGTACAAAAGCATTACAAGTCGTGATGTGAGTTCATTGGGGTTTGCCATCCATTCCGAGGAACGGTTTGATTGGATTGGTGCATCTCCAGATGGGCTTCTTGGATGCTTTCCTGGAGGTGGAATCCTGGAAGTAAAGTGTCCTTTCAACAAAGGAAAGCCAGAGATGGCTTTGCCATGGTCGACTATGCCGTTCTATTATATGCCTCAGGTGCAGGGTCAAATGGAGATAATGGACCGAGATTGGGCAGATTTGTATTGCTGGACCCCAAATGGAAGCACTATATTTCGTGTATGTAGAGACCGTAATTATTGGGAATTAATACTTGGAATCTTGCGAGAATTTTGGTGGGAGAATGTTGTTCCAGCCAGGGAATCCCTTCTATTGGGAAAAGAAGAAGAGGCCAAATCATTCAAGCCCTCGTCAACTCACAAACAAACAGGACTTGTAATATTTAAAAGCATAAAGTTGGCAGGTGAAGCAAAGTTGCTGTGCAGGGAGATTGCTGGCCATGTAGAATTTTATCGGTGA
- the LOC140816644 gene encoding E3 ubiquitin-protein ligase AIRP2-like isoform X2 — protein sequence MRLCVWCLSLWAAAIPKAKGGAQLQMKLVYNDLAPLLLHFFQWMDCSCTCFLTTYLNFFHVLVYKVYTDGRPISTHGRKASIKDFYAIILPSLQRLHHDLVEPAGIDNENILALKNTGKKRMIGDGGFLDFDSERDDECGICLEPCTKIVLPNCCHTMCINCYRDWNTRSESCPFCRGSLRRVESRDLWVLTREDDVIDPESVSMEDLRRFYLYIRNLPKDSPDALFVTYYEFLI from the exons ATGCGACTTTGTGTTTGGTGCCTCTCTTTGtg GGCTGCAGCGATCCCGAAAGCTAAGGGAGGTGCACAACTTCAGATGAAATTGGTTTACAATGACCTGGCACCCCTCCTCCTCCATTTTTTCCAATGGATGGACTGTTCTTGTACTTGTTTTTTAACCACGTACTTGAACTTTTTTCACGTTCTTGTTTACAAG GTGTATACAGATGGGAGACCAATATCAACACACGGAAGGAAAGCATCCATCAAAGATTTTTATG CTATTATATTGCCATCCCTTCAGAGGCTCCATCACGACTTGGTCGAGCCAGCTGGTATTGACAATGAGAATATATTGGCTCTAAAAAACACTGGAAAGAAAAGAATGATAGGAGATGGTGGATTCCTTGACTTCGACTCAGAGAgagatgatgagtgtgggataTGCTTAGAGCCTTGCACCAAAATCGTCTTGCCTAATTGCTGCCACACTATGTGCATCAACTGCTATCGTGACTG GAACACAAGATCCGAATCCTGCCCATTTTGCCGTGGCAGTCTAAGAAGAGTTGAGTCACGAGACTTATGGGTTCTAACCCGCGAGGATGATGTCATCGACCCTGAATCAGTTTCTATGGAAGACTTGAGACGCTTCTACCTCTACATTCGAAACCTCCCCAAAGATTCCCCAGATGCTTTGTTCGTAACGTACTATGAATTCTTGATATGA
- the LOC140816644 gene encoding E3 ubiquitin-protein ligase AIRP2-like isoform X1 produces the protein MEIMYYQQLRTGTYKDSLKVLEADIQHANALAAAIPKAKGGAQLQMKLVYNDLAPLLLHFFQWMDCSCTCFLTTYLNFFHVLVYKVYTDGRPISTHGRKASIKDFYAIILPSLQRLHHDLVEPAGIDNENILALKNTGKKRMIGDGGFLDFDSERDDECGICLEPCTKIVLPNCCHTMCINCYRDWNTRSESCPFCRGSLRRVESRDLWVLTREDDVIDPESVSMEDLRRFYLYIRNLPKDSPDALFVTYYEFLI, from the exons ATGGAGATTATGTATTATCAGCAGCTGAGGACTGGTACATATAAAGACTCTTTGAAGGTTTTGGAAGCTGATATTCAGCATGCAAATGCTCT GGCTGCAGCGATCCCGAAAGCTAAGGGAGGTGCACAACTTCAGATGAAATTGGTTTACAATGACCTGGCACCCCTCCTCCTCCATTTTTTCCAATGGATGGACTGTTCTTGTACTTGTTTTTTAACCACGTACTTGAACTTTTTTCACGTTCTTGTTTACAAG GTGTATACAGATGGGAGACCAATATCAACACACGGAAGGAAAGCATCCATCAAAGATTTTTATG CTATTATATTGCCATCCCTTCAGAGGCTCCATCACGACTTGGTCGAGCCAGCTGGTATTGACAATGAGAATATATTGGCTCTAAAAAACACTGGAAAGAAAAGAATGATAGGAGATGGTGGATTCCTTGACTTCGACTCAGAGAgagatgatgagtgtgggataTGCTTAGAGCCTTGCACCAAAATCGTCTTGCCTAATTGCTGCCACACTATGTGCATCAACTGCTATCGTGACTG GAACACAAGATCCGAATCCTGCCCATTTTGCCGTGGCAGTCTAAGAAGAGTTGAGTCACGAGACTTATGGGTTCTAACCCGCGAGGATGATGTCATCGACCCTGAATCAGTTTCTATGGAAGACTTGAGACGCTTCTACCTCTACATTCGAAACCTCCCCAAAGATTCCCCAGATGCTTTGTTCGTAACGTACTATGAATTCTTGATATGA
- the LOC140816560 gene encoding small heat shock protein, chloroplastic-like, producing the protein MLLENISRELKVSGEIQKLTHETDLILPEFSSFHLNPQPQPFVPRTIKKKSNMSCITNISVSHPIMSSKLSLFTSNPILLHPRSMDTSISCRRNAIKSMAGQGNNDLGQLERANKQQQPNKISAYVAPIGLWDRFPSARTMQQMMETMDRMMEEPLGYVGKWQDSFGNGRGRTPWEIKEAETEYKMRFDMPGMTKQDVKVWVEDKMLVITAEKQAKDGEEWAVKSYGRYSSRIALPDNVQLEKIKAEVKDGVLYISVPKAAGVAQVFDINVV; encoded by the exons ATGCTACTAGAAAATATTAGTCGAGAACTGAAAGTTTCTGGGGAAATCCAGAAACTCACACACGAAACTGATTTGATTCTTCCAGAATTCTCTTCTTTCCATTTAAATCCTCAACCTCAGCCCTTCGTTCCTCGtacaatcaagaaaaaatcAAACATGTCTTGCATAACAAACATTTCAGTCTCCCATCCAATTATGTCCTCAAAGCTTTCCCTTTTCACCTCAAATCCCATCCTTCTGCATCCCAGATCGATGGATACCTCAATTTCTTGCAGAAGAAACGCTATCAAATCCATGGCGGGCCAAGGGAACAACGATCTTGGTCAGTTGGAAAGAGCGAACAAGCAACAACAGCCCAACAAAATATCAGCTTATGTTGCTCCCATTG GTTTGTGGGACAGGTTTCCCTCAGCAAGAACAATGCAGCAGATGATGGAGACGATGGACAGGATGATGGAAGAGCCTCTCGGCTACGTTGGTAAATGGCAGGACAGTTTCGGAAACGGCAGGGGGAGAACTCCTTGGGAGATAAAGGAAGCCGAGACGGAGTACAAGATGAGATTCGACATGCCCGGAATGACCAAACAGGATGTTAAGGTTTGGGTAGAGGACAAAATGCTGGTTATTACGGCTGAGAAACAGGCCAAAGACGGCGAGGAGTGGGCGGTGAAGAGCTACGGAAGGTACAGTAGTAGAATTGCTTTGCCGGACAACGTCCAGCTCGAGAAAATTAAGGCCGAGGTTAAGGATGGCGTGCTGTATATTAGCGTACCTAAGGCAGCCGGTGTTGCACAAGTTTTTGATATCAATGTCGTCTGA